In one Sphingobium sp. MI1205 genomic region, the following are encoded:
- the murJ gene encoding murein biosynthesis integral membrane protein MurJ produces the protein MKLVKALGSVGGLTLASRILALVRDSLAARYVGAGFASDAFNGVAFRLPNMFRALFAEGAFSAAFIPMFNRKAAGPGGIAEGYHFAERALAVLLPVLILFTIVLIAAAWPITWLLSGGFSRQNPTPDQFAFAVLLSRITLPYLALISLASLLGGILNSLDKFWVNAAAPILLNLAMIAGLWLFHGADEYETARVQAISVTVGGALQLLWLIWACRRAGVSMKLKRPRFDTDVRELLRLIVPAAAGAGAAQINLLVSTALSGWLLASGSITYIYYADRLNQLPLGLIGIGLGTILLPTISRLLSTGQEQVAMETQNRGIELALFLTLPATIAFITVAEPIVRGLFQYGLFTVEDARRCGWALSAFSIGLPAYVLVKVLTPGYYARGDTKTPVRYAMLSVLINIIGNVTLIPLLAREGLGHVAPPLATALAATINVAMLYSTLVKRGHFAADAQLRRRLPRLALAALAMGGALIAGEGLLEPWLGGAMIQRYIALAMLVGAGIALYGVACFITGAYRLSDLKALMRRRGSTTTQENG, from the coding sequence ATGAAACTCGTCAAGGCGCTTGGCTCGGTCGGCGGACTGACGCTTGCCAGCCGCATCCTAGCGCTGGTGCGGGATTCGCTGGCTGCCCGTTATGTCGGCGCGGGCTTTGCGTCCGACGCTTTCAACGGCGTGGCGTTCCGGCTGCCCAACATGTTCCGCGCCCTTTTTGCCGAGGGGGCGTTTTCCGCCGCCTTCATCCCGATGTTCAACCGCAAGGCGGCGGGTCCGGGCGGCATCGCCGAAGGCTATCATTTCGCCGAGCGTGCGCTGGCGGTCCTTCTGCCGGTCCTCATTCTTTTCACCATCGTCCTGATCGCTGCCGCATGGCCGATCACATGGCTGCTGTCGGGCGGCTTTTCACGCCAGAACCCGACGCCTGACCAATTCGCCTTCGCCGTGCTGCTGTCCCGCATCACCCTGCCCTATCTGGCGCTGATCAGCCTGGCGTCGCTGCTGGGCGGCATACTGAATTCGCTCGACAAATTCTGGGTGAATGCGGCAGCGCCGATCCTGCTCAACCTGGCGATGATCGCCGGGCTGTGGCTGTTCCACGGCGCGGATGAATATGAAACCGCGCGCGTGCAGGCGATTTCGGTCACGGTCGGCGGCGCGCTGCAACTGCTCTGGCTGATATGGGCATGCCGCCGCGCGGGGGTATCCATGAAGCTCAAGCGGCCGCGGTTCGACACCGATGTGCGCGAGTTGCTGCGGCTGATCGTGCCCGCAGCGGCGGGCGCTGGCGCGGCGCAGATCAACCTGCTGGTCTCGACTGCGCTCTCCGGCTGGCTGCTCGCGTCAGGCTCAATCACCTATATCTATTATGCCGACCGGCTGAACCAGCTGCCCCTGGGGCTGATCGGCATCGGCCTCGGCACGATCCTGTTGCCCACCATCTCGCGCTTGCTATCGACGGGGCAGGAGCAGGTGGCGATGGAAACGCAGAACCGGGGCATCGAACTGGCGCTGTTCCTCACCCTTCCCGCAACCATCGCCTTCATCACGGTGGCCGAACCGATCGTGCGCGGCCTGTTCCAATATGGCCTCTTCACGGTGGAGGATGCGCGCCGATGCGGCTGGGCCTTGTCGGCCTTTTCCATCGGGCTGCCGGCCTATGTCCTCGTGAAGGTGCTGACGCCGGGCTATTATGCCCGTGGCGACACGAAAACGCCGGTGCGCTACGCGATGCTGTCGGTCCTCATCAACATCATCGGCAATGTGACGTTGATCCCCCTGCTCGCTCGTGAGGGACTGGGACATGTCGCCCCGCCGCTAGCGACCGCACTTGCCGCCACCATCAATGTGGCGATGCTCTATTCCACGCTGGTCAAGCGGGGCCATTTCGCCGCCGATGCGCAGCTGCGCAGGCGGCTGCCCCGCCTTGCGCTGGCGGCGCTGGCGATGGGCGGCGCCCTTATTGCCGGGGAAGGCCTGCTTGAGCCATGGCTGGGCGGTGCGATGATCCAGCGTTATATCGCGCTCGCCATGCTTGTCGGCGCGGGGATCGCCCTTTACGGGGTGGCCTGCTTCATCACGGGCGCCTACCGGCTGTCCGACCTGAAGGCGCTGATGCGCCGACGGGGTTCGACCACAACCCAAGAGAACGGATAG
- the trpS gene encoding tryptophan--tRNA ligase — protein MRVLSGIQPTGNLHLGNYLGAIRNWVRMQDEMDADSQCFFFLADMHSITVHENREQRIRNVRDMAAALVAAGIDPDRSVLFNQARVPAHAELCWLLSGTARIGWLNRMTQFKDKAGKDREGASVGLFVYPVLQAADILVYNATHVPVGEDQKQHLELARDIATKFNTDFGVDLFTVPDPTIPKESARIMSLRDGTAKMSKSDPSDMSRINLTDDDDAIMQKVRKAKTDPEPLPETAVGLAGRPEANNLVGIYATLAGTTPDAVCAEFAGKGFGAFKPALGELLVEVMRPMRTRFMELRTDDAALDAILEKGAAKASAAAEPTLRAAYDAMGLMR, from the coding sequence ATGCGCGTCCTTTCCGGCATCCAGCCGACCGGCAATCTGCACCTGGGCAATTATCTGGGCGCGATCCGCAACTGGGTGCGGATGCAGGACGAGATGGATGCAGATAGCCAGTGCTTCTTCTTCCTGGCGGACATGCATTCGATCACCGTGCATGAAAACCGCGAGCAGCGCATCCGCAACGTGCGCGACATGGCCGCCGCATTGGTCGCCGCAGGGATCGACCCGGACCGGTCCGTCCTGTTCAACCAGGCGCGCGTCCCCGCCCATGCGGAGCTATGCTGGTTGCTCAGCGGCACCGCCCGCATCGGCTGGCTGAACCGCATGACGCAGTTCAAGGACAAGGCCGGCAAGGACCGTGAAGGCGCATCGGTTGGCCTGTTCGTCTACCCGGTGCTGCAAGCCGCCGACATCCTCGTCTACAATGCCACCCATGTGCCGGTGGGTGAGGATCAGAAACAGCATCTGGAACTGGCGCGCGACATCGCCACCAAGTTCAATACCGATTTCGGGGTCGATCTGTTCACCGTGCCAGATCCGACCATCCCAAAGGAATCCGCTCGCATCATGTCGCTCCGCGATGGCACGGCGAAAATGTCGAAGTCCGACCCTTCCGACATGAGCCGCATCAACCTTACCGACGATGATGACGCGATCATGCAGAAGGTCCGTAAGGCCAAAACCGATCCCGAACCGCTGCCGGAAACGGCCGTCGGCCTGGCCGGACGCCCGGAGGCGAACAATCTGGTCGGCATCTACGCAACGCTGGCGGGGACCACCCCCGACGCAGTATGCGCGGAGTTTGCGGGCAAGGGCTTTGGCGCGTTCAAGCCTGCGCTGGGCGAATTGCTGGTGGAAGTGATGCGGCCGATGCGCACCCGCTTCATGGAACTGCGCACCGATGATGCCGCGCTCGACGCCATTTTGGAAAAGGGTGCGGCAAAGGCTTCCGCAGCGGCCGAACCGACGTTGCGGGCGGCCTATGATGCCATGGGCCTGATGCGTTGA
- a CDS encoding DUF4136 domain-containing protein — protein MNSFKKIGLIAAPALALVALSGCATPFKADVARFQQLPAPAGQSFTIVADDPRLAGGLEFSQYAQMVGQRLAQTGYVPAADPAGADLIVRVAYNVDNGREKVRSTGFGAANPYFYGGWGWHGRWGRPWGYGFYDPWLFGPGYSDVSSYTVYTSDLSMKIDRAADNRRLFEGKASAQSLSNRLTYLVPNLIDAMFTGFPGQNGEDVKITLPPEKKG, from the coding sequence ATGAACTCTTTCAAGAAGATCGGCCTGATCGCGGCGCCAGCTCTGGCTCTTGTGGCCCTGTCTGGCTGCGCGACGCCATTCAAGGCGGACGTCGCCCGCTTCCAGCAATTGCCCGCACCTGCCGGGCAAAGCTTCACCATCGTCGCTGACGATCCGCGTCTGGCCGGTGGTCTGGAATTCTCCCAATATGCGCAGATGGTGGGGCAGCGGCTGGCGCAGACCGGCTATGTCCCTGCGGCGGACCCGGCCGGGGCAGACCTTATCGTGCGCGTCGCCTACAATGTGGATAATGGGCGGGAGAAGGTTCGCTCCACAGGGTTTGGAGCCGCCAATCCTTATTTCTATGGCGGCTGGGGCTGGCACGGTCGCTGGGGCCGTCCGTGGGGCTATGGCTTCTATGATCCCTGGCTGTTCGGTCCGGGCTATAGCGACGTCAGCAGCTATACCGTGTACACCAGCGATCTCAGCATGAAGATCGATCGGGCTGCCGACAACCGGCGGCTGTTCGAAGGCAAGGCCAGCGCCCAGTCATTGTCGAACCGGCTGACTTATCTGGTGCCAAACCTGATCGACGCCATGTTCACTGGCTTTCCCGGACAGAATGGCGAAGATGTGAAGATCACCCTGCCACCCGAAAAGAAGGGCTGA
- a CDS encoding peptidylprolyl isomerase, whose amino-acid sequence MIRHVALLLAALLTLAPAAAQPPSAPPSEDVRVALDTGAGRIVVAVHAAKAPVTARNFLRYVDQKRLDGAGFYRGVGSADYGFVQGGTQNAPARVLPPIVHEPTTQTGLTHDDGALSMARYAPGSATGDFFIVLGKMPGMDAHPEAAGDNQGFAVFAHVVEGMDVLRAILAAPKSPTAGEGVMKGQMLEKPVPILTARRLP is encoded by the coding sequence ATGATCCGGCATGTCGCCCTGCTGCTCGCCGCTCTCCTTACTCTCGCCCCTGCGGCTGCGCAGCCGCCTTCCGCGCCGCCTTCAGAGGATGTGCGTGTCGCACTGGATACGGGCGCGGGACGGATCGTGGTGGCGGTTCATGCGGCGAAGGCGCCCGTCACGGCACGCAACTTCCTGCGCTATGTCGATCAAAAGAGGCTGGACGGCGCCGGCTTCTATCGCGGCGTCGGTTCGGCCGATTACGGCTTCGTCCAGGGTGGCACGCAAAATGCTCCGGCGCGTGTCCTGCCCCCGATCGTTCATGAACCGACCACGCAGACCGGCCTCACGCATGACGATGGCGCGCTCTCCATGGCCCGCTACGCGCCGGGAAGCGCGACCGGTGACTTCTTCATCGTGCTTGGCAAGATGCCCGGCATGGACGCGCACCCCGAGGCTGCGGGTGATAATCAGGGTTTTGCCGTGTTCGCCCATGTGGTGGAGGGCATGGATGTCCTGCGCGCCATTTTGGCCGCGCCCAAGTCTCCCACTGCCGGGGAGGGCGTGATGAAGGGACAAATGCTGGAAAAGCCCGTGCCTATTCTGACAGCCCGCCGCCTTCCCTGA
- the dnaA gene encoding chromosomal replication initiator protein DnaA produces MKGLTAVSGSSSVQASHDHARLDTAWDAIRTGLRRDIGPRMFDQWLKAGQLGDYCAESQTLDLLFASDFTANFVSGHFGDRLRMAWRCAGVGVREVRLRRAPNAVGPRLLEVAPALEAVSADPILPEGVTACNFQPRHSFADFVTGDSNHLAFSAAEAMAGEAQPRYSPLFIHGSTGQGKTHLLHAIAQHFSAHSPNAPVLYMSAERFMMEFVNAMRANETMMFKARLRAARLLLIDDIQFIAGKGSTQEEFLHTINDLIDSGARIVVTADRAPQQLDSIDARILSRLAGGLVADIRPADLDLRLAILEAKRAIAGDPPVPDAVIDFLARSIRSNIRELEGAFNKLIAYGQLTGRSVDLEFAQTMLADAVRANARRITVDEIQKVCAAHYKIDASEMRSKRRARAVARPRQVAMYLAKKMTPRSLPEIGRIFGGRDHSTVIHAVRTIEELRQTNADIDADIRALLRQLEN; encoded by the coding sequence ATGAAGGGTTTAACCGCAGTGTCAGGCAGTTCGAGCGTTCAGGCGTCGCATGACCATGCGCGCCTCGACACCGCGTGGGATGCTATTCGTACCGGACTTCGCCGCGACATCGGGCCGCGCATGTTCGACCAATGGCTCAAGGCTGGGCAACTGGGCGACTATTGTGCCGAATCGCAGACGCTCGATCTTTTGTTTGCGTCTGATTTCACGGCCAATTTCGTGTCCGGGCATTTCGGCGATCGTCTGCGCATGGCGTGGCGCTGTGCCGGTGTCGGTGTCCGCGAAGTGCGGCTGCGTCGTGCCCCCAATGCCGTGGGCCCGCGTCTACTCGAAGTCGCCCCGGCCTTGGAAGCCGTGTCTGCCGACCCCATCCTTCCCGAAGGCGTCACCGCCTGCAATTTCCAGCCGCGCCACAGCTTCGCCGATTTCGTCACCGGCGACTCCAACCATCTCGCCTTTTCCGCGGCGGAAGCGATGGCCGGCGAAGCCCAGCCGCGTTACAGCCCGCTGTTCATTCATGGCAGCACCGGGCAGGGCAAGACGCACCTGCTTCATGCCATTGCTCAGCACTTTTCCGCCCATTCCCCCAACGCGCCCGTGCTATACATGTCGGCCGAACGGTTCATGATGGAATTTGTGAACGCGATGCGCGCGAACGAAACCATGATGTTCAAGGCGCGCCTGCGCGCGGCGCGGCTACTGCTGATCGATGATATCCAGTTCATCGCCGGCAAGGGTTCGACGCAGGAGGAATTTCTCCACACGATCAACGATCTCATCGATTCAGGCGCGCGCATCGTCGTCACCGCCGACCGTGCACCGCAACAGCTTGATTCGATCGACGCCAGGATTCTCTCGCGTCTTGCGGGCGGTCTGGTGGCGGACATCCGCCCGGCGGACCTTGACCTGCGCCTCGCCATATTGGAGGCCAAGCGCGCCATTGCCGGTGATCCGCCCGTTCCTGACGCCGTCATCGATTTCCTCGCCCGTTCCATCCGCTCGAACATTCGGGAACTGGAGGGCGCTTTCAATAAGTTGATCGCTTACGGTCAGTTGACCGGGCGCTCAGTCGATCTGGAATTTGCCCAAACCATGCTTGCCGATGCCGTGCGCGCAAATGCGCGCCGCATCACCGTGGATGAGATCCAGAAGGTCTGCGCTGCCCATTACAAGATCGACGCGTCCGAAATGCGATCCAAGCGCCGGGCCCGCGCAGTAGCCCGGCCGCGTCAGGTCGCCATGTACCTCGCCAAGAAGATGACGCCGCGTTCCTTGCCGGAAATCGGGCGCATCTTCGGCGGCCGCGATCACAGCACGGTGATCCACGCGGTCCGCACGATCGAGGAACTGCGCCAGACCAATGCGGACATTGACGCCGACATCCGCGCCTTGCTGCGCCAGCTGGAAAACTGA
- the rpsT gene encoding 30S ribosomal protein S20, giving the protein MANTPQAKKRIRRNERRAEINGARISRIRTLVKKVESALAAGDKAAAAAALQTVQPELARGVARGVVHKNTAARKFGRLTKRVSALA; this is encoded by the coding sequence ATGGCCAATACGCCGCAAGCCAAGAAGCGCATCCGCCGCAACGAACGCCGTGCCGAAATCAACGGCGCCCGCATCAGCCGGATCCGCACCCTGGTGAAGAAGGTCGAAAGCGCTCTCGCCGCTGGCGACAAGGCGGCTGCGGCTGCGGCTCTCCAGACGGTCCAGCCGGAACTGGCGCGTGGCGTTGCGCGCGGCGTCGTGCACAAGAATACTGCGGCTCGCAAGTTTGGCCGTCTGACGAAGCGGGTCAGCGCGCTCGCCTGA
- the mutM gene encoding bifunctional DNA-formamidopyrimidine glycosylase/DNA-(apurinic or apyrimidinic site) lyase, producing MPELPEVETTVAGLRSVLEGAVLTRVEARRADLRFPIPVDLRQRLTGATVTSLSRRAKYGLIDTDRGDTLIFHLGMSGRWRIDPAEIGAHDHLLIETDGGRLLSLNDPRRFGSLDLVRSDAWQDHGPFTRMGPEPLGQDFSAAYLAAALHGKASSIKAALLDQRVVAGLGNIYVCEALNMAGISPVREAGRIGRSRLALLVESIREVLTAAIAAGGSTLRDYARPDGELGYFSKQWRVYGREGESCACGALIRRRVDGGRSTFYCPKCQK from the coding sequence ATGCCTGAATTGCCGGAAGTCGAAACCACGGTCGCGGGGCTGCGTTCAGTCCTGGAAGGCGCGGTTCTCACGCGCGTGGAAGCCCGCCGCGCCGACCTGCGCTTTCCCATACCGGTCGATCTGCGCCAGCGGTTGACGGGTGCGACTGTCACCTCCCTTTCCCGCCGGGCCAAATATGGGCTTATCGACACCGATCGCGGTGACACGCTGATCTTTCATCTTGGCATGTCCGGCCGCTGGCGGATCGATCCGGCGGAGATTGGCGCGCACGATCACCTGCTGATCGAAACGGACGGCGGGCGTCTGCTCTCGCTCAACGATCCGCGTCGTTTCGGCTCGCTTGATCTGGTGCGCAGCGACGCATGGCAGGATCATGGCCCCTTCACGCGCATGGGCCCTGAACCACTGGGCCAGGATTTTTCCGCCGCCTATCTGGCAGCCGCACTCCACGGCAAGGCAAGCTCGATCAAGGCGGCGCTGCTCGATCAGCGCGTGGTCGCGGGCCTTGGCAATATCTATGTCTGCGAAGCGTTGAACATGGCCGGAATTTCGCCGGTGCGGGAAGCCGGGCGGATCGGCCGCAGCCGTCTTGCGCTACTGGTTGAATCGATTCGGGAAGTTTTGACGGCGGCTATCGCGGCGGGAGGGTCAACCCTGCGCGACTATGCGCGGCCCGATGGAGAGCTTGGCTATTTTTCCAAGCAGTGGCGGGTCTATGGCAGGGAAGGGGAAAGCTGCGCATGCGGCGCGCTGATCCGGCGTCGCGTGGATGGAGGCAGGTCCACCTTCTACTGCCCCAAATGCCAGAAATAG
- the ubiE gene encoding bifunctional demethylmenaquinone methyltransferase/2-methoxy-6-polyprenyl-1,4-benzoquinol methylase UbiE: MNDTASFGYRDVDASEKQGMVRAVFSNVASKYDLMNDAMSVGAHRLWKDQFVSRVKPRKDEAILDMAGGTGDIAFRLAKHGAAITVADINPEMLAVGVERAKKKGLEGLIWSEQNAEELSFKDRSFDAYTIAFGIRNVTRIDEALREAHRVLKFGGRFFCLEFSTTTWPGFSDIYDVYSHRLVPKLGKLLANDEESYRYLIESIRRFPPMPEFEQMIREAGFAQTKVEPILGGLVAIHSGWKV, from the coding sequence ATGAACGACACTGCTTCTTTCGGCTATCGCGATGTGGATGCTTCTGAAAAGCAGGGGATGGTTCGCGCCGTCTTTTCCAATGTCGCGTCCAAATACGACCTGATGAACGACGCCATGTCGGTAGGCGCGCACCGGCTGTGGAAGGACCAGTTTGTCAGCCGTGTCAAACCACGCAAGGATGAAGCGATCCTGGACATGGCGGGCGGCACCGGTGACATCGCCTTCCGTCTGGCAAAGCATGGCGCGGCGATCACCGTTGCGGACATCAATCCCGAAATGCTGGCCGTTGGCGTCGAACGGGCAAAGAAAAAAGGGCTGGAAGGACTGATCTGGTCCGAACAGAATGCCGAGGAGCTGAGTTTCAAGGACCGCAGCTTCGACGCCTACACCATCGCCTTCGGCATTCGCAATGTGACGCGGATCGACGAAGCGCTACGCGAGGCGCATCGCGTACTGAAATTTGGTGGGCGGTTTTTCTGCCTGGAATTTTCCACGACCACCTGGCCGGGTTTTTCGGACATCTATGACGTCTATTCGCATCGGCTGGTGCCAAAGCTCGGCAAGCTGCTGGCCAATGATGAAGAAAGCTATCGTTACCTGATCGAATCGATCAGGCGGTTCCCGCCAATGCCGGAGTTCGAACAGATGATCCGCGAAGCCGGATTTGCACAGACCAAGGTCGAACCCATCCTGGGCGGATTGGTCGCGATTCACTCTGGCTGGAAAGTGTGA
- the ubiB gene encoding 2-polyprenylphenol 6-hydroxylase produces the protein MASHLTHIWRLLKWGRTLARHGALTGIERDPLTPAPVRRLVRVARVGARVPSQPRYADAFQAIGPAAIKLGQTLATRPDLVGDQAANDLLRLQDALPPVPFATVRAQIEQSFGRPLESMYSRFDEIPVGAASIAQVHRAITREGRDVAVKVIRPGVTDQFNRDIQTYEWAAAHIEMLGSEAARLRPRLVIANLKRWTARELDLRREAASASELAEAMEALPGYRVPEIDWDRTTGKVMTMEWIDGIKISDRDALIAAGHDIKDIAARLVNAFLRQAIAEGFFHADMHQGNLFVTANGDIVAIDFGIMGRIDRRARMWLAEILYGLITGNYRRVAEIHFEAQYVPGHHNVEEFATALRAVGEPMRGKPVRELSVGGMLDGLFAITRDFDMQTQPHLLLLQKTMVMVEGVATALDPDINLWETSGPYVKEWLRSELGPEAKAADALIENWRTLQRLPGLIRRIEEAFPEKGGAPPPPPLTEVKLIRVGGGWRYAAVAGFAAVAGAIVTALLHLQL, from the coding sequence ATGGCTTCCCATCTGACGCATATCTGGCGGCTGCTGAAATGGGGCCGGACGCTCGCGCGGCATGGCGCGCTGACGGGTATCGAGCGCGACCCGTTGACGCCGGCGCCGGTCCGGCGGCTGGTGCGGGTGGCGCGGGTGGGCGCGCGCGTGCCCAGCCAGCCCCGCTATGCCGATGCGTTTCAGGCGATTGGTCCAGCAGCGATCAAGCTGGGGCAAACGCTGGCGACGCGGCCGGATCTGGTGGGGGATCAGGCGGCGAACGATCTGCTGCGTTTGCAAGATGCCCTGCCACCAGTCCCCTTCGCGACGGTGCGGGCACAGATCGAGCAGAGTTTCGGGCGGCCGCTGGAAAGCATGTACAGCCGTTTCGATGAAATCCCCGTCGGCGCTGCCTCCATTGCGCAGGTGCATCGAGCCATCACCAGGGAAGGCCGCGACGTCGCGGTTAAAGTGATTCGTCCCGGCGTGACCGATCAGTTCAACCGCGACATCCAGACCTATGAATGGGCGGCCGCGCATATCGAGATGCTGGGGAGTGAGGCCGCGCGGTTGCGGCCGCGGCTGGTAATCGCCAATTTGAAGCGCTGGACGGCGCGCGAGCTGGACCTGCGGCGCGAAGCCGCATCCGCCTCTGAACTGGCGGAAGCGATGGAGGCTCTGCCGGGCTACCGCGTGCCCGAGATCGATTGGGATCGCACGACCGGCAAGGTCATGACGATGGAGTGGATCGACGGGATCAAGATTTCCGATCGCGACGCGCTCATCGCCGCAGGCCATGACATCAAGGATATCGCAGCCCGGCTGGTCAACGCCTTCCTGCGCCAGGCGATTGCCGAGGGCTTCTTCCATGCCGACATGCATCAGGGTAACCTGTTCGTCACCGCCAATGGCGATATCGTCGCGATCGATTTCGGCATCATGGGCCGGATCGACCGGCGCGCGCGGATGTGGCTGGCGGAAATCCTCTATGGCCTTATCACCGGCAACTACAGGCGCGTGGCCGAAATCCATTTCGAGGCTCAATATGTGCCCGGCCATCATAATGTAGAGGAGTTCGCGACCGCGCTACGCGCCGTGGGCGAGCCCATGCGGGGCAAGCCGGTGCGCGAGCTGTCGGTCGGCGGCATGCTGGACGGACTGTTCGCCATCACCCGCGATTTCGACATGCAGACCCAGCCGCATTTGCTGCTGCTGCAAAAGACGATGGTCATGGTGGAGGGGGTCGCGACCGCGCTCGACCCTGACATCAACCTGTGGGAAACGAGCGGCCCCTATGTAAAGGAATGGCTGCGCTCGGAACTCGGCCCGGAGGCCAAGGCGGCTGATGCGCTGATCGAAAACTGGCGCACACTCCAGCGATTGCCGGGGCTGATCCGGCGGATCGAAGAAGCGTTCCCCGAGAAGGGCGGCGCACCGCCGCCGCCGCCGTTGACCGAGGTGAAGCTGATCCGCGTTGGCGGTGGCTGGCGCTACGCCGCTGTTGCAGGCTTTGCTGCGGTGGCTGGAGCGATCGTTACGGCCCTGCTACATCTACAGCTATGA
- the coaBC gene encoding bifunctional phosphopantothenoylcysteine decarboxylase/phosphopantothenate--cysteine ligase CoaBC — MTERRILLIVSGGIAAYKSLELVRLLKKRGIAVRAVLTESAANFVTPLSLGVLTEDHVYGDMFDLKEEREIGHIQLSRQADLVVVAPATANILAKMANGIADDLATTLLLATDKPVLAVPAMNVRMWHHRATQRNLERLRADGIHVMEPDSGEMACGEYGQGRLPEPEAIAAEVERMLARPGAQDPLAGQPDFETAELPLKGRHILVTAGPTHEPIDPVRYIANRSSGKQGFAIAAAAARAGARVTLVAGPVHLPTPAAVDRVDVETAREMMAAVEAALPADAAIMVAAVADWRTADASGQKLKKDGSGKPAPLPLVENPDILATLGKHGQRPALLIGFAAETEKVAEHAQAKLARKGADWIIANDVSGDVMGGDSNSVHIVTANGVESWEHLPKDGVAHRIIEKVAHALSPASD; from the coding sequence ATGACTGAGCGCCGCATCCTCCTGATCGTCTCCGGCGGCATCGCTGCCTATAAATCGCTCGAACTGGTGCGGCTGCTCAAGAAGCGCGGCATTGCGGTGCGCGCCGTGCTCACTGAAAGCGCAGCCAATTTCGTAACGCCCTTGTCCCTTGGCGTGCTGACCGAAGATCATGTCTACGGCGACATGTTCGACCTCAAGGAAGAGCGGGAGATCGGGCATATCCAGCTGAGCCGCCAGGCGGATCTTGTGGTGGTCGCGCCTGCTACGGCGAACATCCTGGCGAAGATGGCGAACGGCATCGCCGATGATCTGGCGACAACGCTGCTGCTGGCGACCGACAAGCCGGTGCTGGCCGTGCCAGCCATGAACGTGCGCATGTGGCACCATCGGGCGACGCAGCGGAACCTGGAGCGCCTGCGTGCCGACGGCATTCATGTCATGGAGCCGGACAGCGGCGAGATGGCCTGCGGCGAATATGGCCAAGGCCGCCTGCCCGAGCCCGAGGCGATCGCCGCGGAAGTGGAGCGGATGCTGGCGCGTCCGGGCGCACAGGACCCACTGGCCGGACAGCCCGATTTCGAGACAGCGGAACTGCCCCTGAAGGGCCGTCACATCCTCGTCACCGCCGGTCCCACGCATGAGCCGATCGATCCGGTCCGCTACATCGCCAACCGATCTTCCGGCAAGCAAGGCTTCGCCATTGCAGCGGCGGCGGCGCGGGCGGGCGCGCGCGTGACTCTGGTCGCCGGGCCGGTGCACCTGCCGACCCCGGCGGCAGTCGACCGCGTGGATGTGGAAACTGCGCGGGAGATGATGGCGGCGGTAGAAGCGGCGCTGCCTGCCGATGCCGCCATCATGGTCGCGGCGGTCGCGGACTGGCGAACCGCAGATGCTTCGGGACAAAAGCTGAAAAAGGATGGGTCAGGCAAGCCTGCGCCTTTGCCGCTGGTGGAAAATCCCGACATTCTGGCGACGCTTGGAAAACATGGCCAGCGCCCTGCCCTGCTGATCGGTTTCGCCGCCGAGACCGAAAAGGTCGCCGAACATGCGCAGGCAAAGCTGGCGCGCAAGGGCGCTGACTGGATCATCGCCAATGACGTATCGGGTGACGTAATGGGCGGCGACAGCAACAGCGTGCACATCGTCACGGCGAATGGCGTCGAAAGCTGGGAGCATCTGCCCAAGGACGGCGTCGCCCACCGCATCATCGAAAAGGTCGCTCATGCCCTCTCCCCTGCATCCGATTGA
- the dut gene encoding dUTP diphosphatase encodes MPSPLHPIEIRLKRLPHGEGLPLPAYATAHAAGMDVVSAEDVIIVPGGRHAVATGFAMAIPDGYEVQVRPRSGLALKHGISLPNTPGTIDADYRGELKVILINLGNEPFVIARGDRIAQLVAAPVQMARFAEVEELDETLRGSGGFGSTGVASS; translated from the coding sequence ATGCCCTCTCCCCTGCATCCGATTGAAATCCGCCTGAAACGCCTTCCCCATGGCGAGGGGCTGCCCTTGCCCGCCTATGCGACCGCGCATGCTGCGGGGATGGATGTGGTTTCGGCGGAAGATGTGATCATCGTTCCGGGCGGCCGCCATGCGGTAGCGACCGGCTTCGCCATGGCCATTCCAGACGGCTATGAGGTGCAGGTACGACCGCGATCGGGCCTCGCGCTGAAGCATGGGATCAGCCTGCCCAACACGCCCGGCACGATCGATGCGGATTACCGGGGGGAATTGAAGGTCATCCTCATCAATCTGGGCAACGAACCCTTCGTCATCGCGCGGGGGGACCGGATCGCGCAGCTGGTGGCGGCTCCCGTCCAGATGGCCCGCTTTGCCGAGGTCGAGGAACTGGATGAGACGTTACGGGGTTCAGGAGGTTTCGGTTCGACCGGAGTGGCATCCTCATGA